In one Pseudoliparis swirei isolate HS2019 ecotype Mariana Trench chromosome 23, NWPU_hadal_v1, whole genome shotgun sequence genomic region, the following are encoded:
- the LOC130189276 gene encoding uncharacterized protein LOC130189276, which translates to MDLAEHMSQQWERMEQTLQAITLSLQSSNTRLDQHEQALVHHKEAEDRQQREATRQHAELGTQRERMVHQQALLTSQRDSMTLQQENRIAMMAARGVVKVFLHNKALKWAAAVWAKQGSVCSSFKDFKEEMLLVFDQSMTGPDTAKLLMTIRQDKRSVTDYAIEFRTLAEESEWNDKALVMAFHHGLSDALNDGLASIGCPRELEPLIAHAVRLDNRMRERRGDQGVSWLLPADSGRSKSSEDPEPMQLGGARLSAKEKERRKPLGNGSVTRVTSRVRLQLGDHREEISLNLICSPEFPVVLGFPWLNRHNPHLDWVTGRILEWGPTCHATCLFIYSPLCFPKPPEPAELSLVPAEYLDLQEVFSKSRAASLPPHRPYDCSVELQPGTSPTRGRIFSLSRPERRAMDDYIRDALASGFIRPSTSPAGAGFFFVGKKDGSLRPCIDYRSLNKITIRNRYPLPLMSTAFDLLQGASIFTKLDLRNAYHLVRIRKGDEWKTAFNTPTGHYEYQVMPFGLTNAPAVFQALINDCLRDMINHFVFVYLDDILIFSSSLQEHRLHVRQVLKRLLKNHLFVKPHQCEFHRPEVTFLGYILREAQIEMDPKKTKAVRDWEALNSVKGVQQFLGFVHFYRRFSRGFSSIAEPISALTKKGRGPFVWSSKAEEAFCELKRRFSSAPILVLPDPSLPFTVEVDASEVGVGAILSQRAQDDKIHPCAFFSHRLSPAESRYDVGDRELLAVKLVLEEWRHWLEGAQHPFLVWTDHRNLEYLQVAKHLNPRQSRWSLFFSLFDFTLSYRPGSKNIKPDALSRQFPSDSQDKEERSVIPLSRIVASIRWGIEAKFSSRVWWAFCKIIGATVSLSSGFHPQSNGQTERMNQELETTLRFGFQPPLFAEQEEEVGVPSVQHFMRRCRRTWKKARQNLVRTARTNQSQANRRRRPAPSFHRVWLSARNIPLRVESRKLAPRFIGPFRVVRRINPVTYQLQLPRTLRINPSFHVSLLRPLLSSPLAPAAKPPPTPRIVGGQPAFTVRRLLDSRRAGRGLQYLVDWEGYNAEERSWVPARNIFDDSLISDFHRKHPDCPGVVRRLP; encoded by the exons atggacctagcagagCACATGTCCCAGCAATGGGAGAGAATGGAGCAGACCCTCCAGGCTATAACCCTTAGCCTACAGTCAAGCAACACCCGTCTTGACCAGCACGAACAAGCACTAGTTCACCACAAGGAAGCAGAAGATCGCCAGCAGAGGGAGGCTACTCGACAGCATGCAGAGCTGGGGACGCAGCGGGAGCGTATGGTCCACCAGCAGGCGCTGCTTACTTCCCAGCGCGACAGCATGACTCTCCAGCAGGAGAACCGCATCGCTATGATGGCAGCAAGGGGGGTTGTCAAGGTTTTCTTACACA ACAAGGCCTTGAAATGGGCTGCCGCAGTCTGGGCGAAGCAGGGCTCAGTATGCTCTTCCTTCAAGGATTTCAAGGAAGAAATGTTACTGGTCTTTGACCAGTCCATGACCGGGCCAGACACTGCCAAGCTGCTAATGACCATTCGGCAGGACAAGCGTTCCGTTACGGACTATGCCATTGAGTTCCGCACTCTCGCAGAGGAAAGTGAATGGAACGACAAGGCTCTGGTAATGGCCTTCCACCACGGGCTGTCGGACGCCCTGAACGACGGGTTGGCTTCGATCGGGTGCCCCAGGGAGTTAGAACCTCTGATTGCCCACGCCGTGCGATTGGACAACCGTATGAGGGAGCGTCGCGGGGACCAGGGGGTCTCCTGGCTACTACCAGCAGATTCTGGGAGGTCCAAGTCAAGTGAAGATCCCGAGCCTATGCAGCTGGGCGGGGCCCGACTGTCGGCCAAAGAGAAGGAGCGGCGGAAGC CACTGGGAAACGGCAGCGTGACCCGAGTCACATCACGGGTGAGGTTGCAACTGGGAGATCATCGTGAGGAGATCTCCCTAAACCTGATCTGCTCTCCGGAGTTTCCGGTGGTCTTGGGGTTCCCGTGGCTCAACCGCCACAACCCCCATCTTGACTGGGTAACGGGCCGCATCCTCGAATGGGGTCCTACCTGCCACGCCACCTGTCTCTTCATTTATTCTCCGCTTTGTTTTCCCAAGCCTCCTGAGCCTGCTGAACTGTCGCTGGTGCCGGCAGAGTACCTGGATCTGCAGGAGGTGTTCAGCAAGAGCCGGGCCGCTTCTCTTCCACCTCACCGGCCATACGACTGCTCAGTCGAGCTACAACCAGGTACCAGTCCAACCAGAGGGCGGATTTTTTCCCTTTCCCGTCCAGAAAGGAGGGCCATGGACGATTACATCAGGGACGCTCTAGCGTCCGGGTTCATCCGTCCGTCCACGTCCCCTGCCGGAGCGGGGTTTTTCTTCGTGGGCAAGAAGGATGGTTCCCTGCGGCCCTGTATCGACTACCGGAGCCTTAACAAGATCACCATCCGTAATCGCTATCCCCTGCCACTGATGTCCACAGCATTTGACCTCCTCCAGGGTGCAAGCATTTTTACCAAACTAGACCTGCGAAATGCGTACCACCTGGTCCGCATCCGGAAGGGGGACGAGTGGAAGACGGCCTTCAACACCCCGACGGGGCACTACGAATACCAGGTGATGCCTTTCGGCCTAACTAATGCTCCGGCCGTGTTCCAGGCCCTGATCAATGACTGTCTCCGTGACATGATTAATCACTTCGTTTTCGTGTACCTGGACGATATTTTGATTTTCTCCAGTTCTCTGCAGGAACATCGCCTACATGTCCGACAAGTTCTCAAGAGACTCCTTAAGAACCATCTTTTTGTGAAACCCCATCAGTGCGAATTCCACAGGCCTGAGGTTACCTTCCTGGGGTACATCCTCAGGGAGGCCCAGATTGAGATGGACCCAAAGAAGACGAAGGCAGTGAGGGACTGGGAGGCCCTTAACTCCGTTAAGGGGGTGCAGCAGTTCCTGGgctttgtacatttttataGGAGGTTCAGCCGAGGCTTTAGTTCTATTGCAGAACCCATCTCCGCCCTTACCAAGAAGGGTCGGGGTCCCTTTGTCTGGTCCTCTAAGGCGGAGGAGGCCTTTTGTGAACTGAAGAGAAGGTTCTCCTCAGCCCCCATTCTCGTCCTTCCGGACCCATCCCTGCCTTTCACGGTGGAGGTGGATGCCTCTGAGGTAGGGGTTGGGGCTATACTCTCACAGAGGGCTCAGGACGACAAGATCCACCCCTGCGCGTTCTTCTCCCACCGGCTGAGTCCTGCAGAATCCCGGTACGACGTGGGTGACCGGGAGTTGCTGGCCGTCAAGCTGGTGCTCGAGGAGTGgaggcactggctggagggcgCTCAACATCCGTTCCTGGTGTGGACGGACCATCGGAACCTTGAGTACCTCCAGGTCGCCAAGCACCTCAACCCCCGACAGTCTCGATGGTCCCTGTTTTTTAGTCTGTTCGACTTTACCCTTTCCTACCGCCCGGGGTCAAAGAACATCAAGCCCGACGCCTTGTCCCGGCAGTTTCCCTCGGATAGCCAAGATAAGGAAGAGAGGTCCGTCATTCCTCTCTCCCGGATCGTGGCATCCATCCGCTGGGGGATTGAGGCCAAG TTTTCTTCCAGGGTGTGGTGGGCCTTCTGCAAGATCATTGGGGCGACGGTCAGCCTCTCCTCTGGCTTCCACCCTCAGTCGAACGGACAGACGGAGAGGATGAACCAGGAGCTCGAGACCACCCTTAGG TTTGGGTTCCAGCCTCCCTTGTttgcagagcaggaggaggaggtcggggTGCCCTCTGTTCAACACTTCATGAGAAGGTGTAGGCGGACCTGGAAGAAGGCCCGGCAGAACCTGGTGCGCACCGCGAGGACCAACCAGTCCCAGGCCAACCGGCGCCGGCGACCTGCTCCATCCTTCCATCGGGTGTGGTTGTCCGCACGGAATATTCCCTTGCGAGTGGAGTCCCGCAAGCTGGCGCCTCGGTTTATTGGTCCGTTCAGGGTCGTCCGGAGGATCAACCCGGTGACCTACCAGCTCCAGCTTCCTCGCACCCTGAGGATTAACCCCTCTTTCCATGTTTCCCTCCTGCGACCccttctgtcctctcctctggctcCGGCTGCCaagccccctcccaccccccgcaTCGTGGGTGGACAGCCCGCCTTCACAGTTCGCCGGTTGCTGGACTCCCGTCGGGCGGGGCGCGGGTtacagtacctggtggactgggagggtTACAACGCAGAGGAGCGCTCATGGGTCCCAGCCCGGAACATTTTTGACGACTCCCTCATCAGTGACTTTCACCGCAAGCATCCTGATTGCCCAGGGGTCGTCAGGAGACTCCcctaa